The Priestia koreensis genomic interval ATTAACCGCAAACTCAGATATCACGATGGACGTAGCGCCAAATTCGATTACGGCCGTCATTGGACCTAACGGAGCTGGAAAAACAACCTTTTTTAATATGATTACAGGCGTGTATCAGCCAACATCAGGAGATATCATTTTAAATGACAAATCCATCGCTAAATTAAAGCCTCATGAAGTATCGAAGCGTGGAATTGCCCGTACGTTTCAAAATATCCGATTGTTCGGAGATGTAACCGTTCTTGAAAACGTAATGGTTGGTATGCACAATCACTTGAAAGTAGGGCTAGTAGGAACGCTACTTGGTCTTCCGAACGTTCGCAGACAGGAAAAAGAAGCGAAAAAGGAAGCGTATCGCCTGCTCGAATACGTGGGGCTAGAAGCCTTCTACAATGAGCTTGCAAGCAAT includes:
- a CDS encoding ABC transporter ATP-binding protein, which encodes MSTLQVKNLTKTFGGLTANSDITMDVAPNSITAVIGPNGAGKTTFFNMITGVYQPTSGDIILNDKSIAKLKPHEVSKRGIARTFQNIRLFGDVTVLENVMVGMHNHLKVGLVGTLLGLPNVRRQEKEAKKEAYRLLEYVGLEAFYNELASNLSYGAQRRLEIARALATKPSLLLLDEPAAGMNPRETRELTALINRIRHELDVTIVLIEHDMKLVMEISDHIVVLDHGEKIAEGKADDIRNHPKVIEAYLGKGAATL